A section of the Oreochromis niloticus isolate F11D_XX linkage group LG9, O_niloticus_UMD_NMBU, whole genome shotgun sequence genome encodes:
- the LOC102080177 gene encoding gastrula zinc finger protein XlCGF26.1 — MDDISQKHPALASKDEPAAIPVEKTCPAMKQPRRRKRANREDRSLSCDQCGKTFTQLGSLKSHQLIHTGVKPFSCDQCGKTFTQLSSLKTHQLIHTGVKPFSCDQCGKTFIHSWSLKTHQVVHTKFKAFNCDQCGKSFTQKGHLKRHYMIHVGGKSFVCDQCGKSFQDRDHLEKHQGVHSEVKPFSCDQCGNSFTGIDRLKRHQRIHNGEKPFSCDQCGKSFTQMCNLKAHQRIHNGEKSFSCEQCGKSFTDIGYLKRHQLIHSVTKQFVCGDCGKSFIDIGHLKRHQLIHSGTKQFVCGHCGKAFSRMTSLNSHQLIHSGVKSFVCGQCGKSFIHNTELLRHQKTHKVSSCEKRTKRHQLIHRGDKPFNCEQSFTLRCSLKKHQLIHTGVKPFSCDQCGMSFTRIASLKSHQLIHSGVKPFSCDQCGKTFTHRSSLKKHQLIHTGVKPFSCDQCGKSFTRRCVLKQHQVIHTKFKAFNCDQCGKTFTQRCSLKRHQVVHSGTKQFVCGDCGKSFFHNKNLLKHQKTHKVSSCEKRGRPMGHYPVRVHLNTVGETGDLNKSSSGCCVKLKKLEIRLHRIQL, encoded by the coding sequence ATGGATGATATCAGCCAAAAACATCCAGCACTAGCAAGTAAAGATGAGCCAGCGGCGATCCCTGTGGAAAAGACTTGTCCCGCTATGAAGCAGCCCAGAAGACGCAAGCGCGCCAACAGGGAGGACAGAAGCTtgagctgtgatcagtgtgggaagACCTTTACTCAGCTCGGTAGCTTAAAATCACATCAGCTTATCCACACCGGTGTgaaaccattcagctgtgatcagtgtgggaagACCTTTACTCAGCTCAGTAGCTTGAAAACACATCAGCTGATCCACACCGGTGTgaaaccattcagctgtgatcagtgtgggaagACCTTTATTCATAGCTGGagcttaaaaacacatcagGTCGTCCACACGAAATTTAAAGCTTTcaactgtgatcagtgtggaaagtcttttactcagAAAGGTCACTTAAAGAGACATTATATGATCCATGTTGGAGGTAAATCATTtgtctgtgatcagtgtggaaagtcttttcagGATAGAGATCACTTAGAGAAACATCAGGGCGTCCACAGTGAAGTTAAACctttcagctgtgatcagtgtggaaattCTTTTACTGGGATTGATAGGTTAAAAAGACATCAGCGCATCCACAATGGAGAGAAACctttcagctgtgatcagtgtggaaagtcttttactcagATGTGTAATTTAAAAGCACATCAGCGCATCCACAATGGAGAGAAGTCTTTCAGCTGTGAGCAGTGTGGAAAATCTTTTACTGATATTGGTTACCTAAAAAgacatcagctcatccactCTGTTACTAAACAATTTGTATGTGGTGACTGTGGAAAATCTTTTATTGATATTGGTCACCTAAAAAgacatcagctcatccactCTGGTACTAAACAATTTGTATGTGGTCACTGTGGAAAGGCTTTTTCTCGCATGACTAGCTTAAACtcacatcagctcatccactCTGGAGTTAAATCATTTGTATGTGgtcagtgtggaaagtctttcaTCCATAATACAGAACTACTGAGGCATCAAAAGACCCACAAAGTGTCCTCCTGTGAGAAAAGGACAAAAAGACATCAGCTCATCCATCGTGGAGATAAACCTTTCAACTGTGAACAGTCTTTTACTCTGAGATGcagcttaaaaaaacatcagctgatcCACACCGGTGTgaaaccattcagctgtgatcagtgtgggatGTCTTTTACTCGGATTGCTAGCTTGAAATCACATCAGCTGATCCACAGCGGTGTgaaaccattcagctgtgatcagtgtggaaagaccTTTACTCATAGATCcagcttaaaaaaacatcagctgatcCACACCGGTGTgaaaccattcagctgtgatcagtgtggaaagtcttttactcgGAGATGCGTGTTAAAACaacatcaggtcatccacacgaAATTTAAAGCTTTcaactgtgatcagtgtggaaagaccTTTACTCAGAGATGCAGCTTAAAACGACATCAGGTCGTCCACTCTGGTACTAAACAATTTGTATGTGgtgactgtggaaagtctttctTCCATAACAAAAATCTGTTGAAGCATCAAAAGACCCACAAAGTGTCCTCCTGTGAGAAAAGGGGCAGACCAATGGGACATTAccctgtcagggttcatttgaacacagtgggagaaacaggGGATCTGAACAAAAGTTCTTCTGGATGCTGCGTCAAACTTAAAAAGCTTGAGATCAGGCTTCACAGAATTCAGCTTTAA